In the genome of Methanomassiliicoccales archaeon, one region contains:
- a CDS encoding Zn-ribbon domain-containing OB-fold protein, with product MMAIARFWRENPSRYNLKAVRCGNCGKVFFPPRAICGVCHRKSIGKMECFNLKGEGEVFSFAVVHDAPRQFEIHKPYVVAMVRMDEGVMLTSQIIDVEPKEVHIGMRVRATLRRLGEDGPSGVINYGYKFIPVRPDHL from the coding sequence ATGATGGCTATTGCGAGATTCTGGCGGGAAAACCCTTCACGCTACAATCTTAAGGCCGTCCGCTGTGGCAACTGCGGGAAAGTCTTCTTCCCACCGCGGGCGATTTGCGGTGTGTGCCATCGTAAATCCATCGGCAAGATGGAATGCTTCAATCTCAAGGGCGAGGGAGAGGTTTTTTCCTTCGCCGTGGTGCATGACGCGCCGCGTCAGTTCGAGATACACAAACCTTATGTGGTGGCCATGGTGAGGATGGATGAGGGTGTGATGCTGACCTCCCAGATCATAGATGTAGAGCCAAAGGAAGTGCATATAGGGATGAGGGTGCGAGCGACCCTCAGAAGGCTAGGCGAGGACGGCCCGTCTGGTGTCATCAACTATGGCTACAAGTTCATTCCTGTGCGGCCTGATCATCTCTAG
- the thrC gene encoding threonine synthase, translating into MGDHLGPRKQEVEELKYMVRCFDCSLEVEDERLDSCPRCGGLLNVEWDMEALRELRCERLRSRPLGVWRYAPFLPVPEAMAVSIQEGGTPLYDCLALAKEVDIRSLRVKYEGANPTGSFKDRGMTVGVTKALQLGCRTVGCASTGNTSASLAAYAAKAGLGCVVLLPSGKVALGKLAQAMFYGAKVISVEGNFDEALNVVRELAHRGHLYLLNSINPFRPEGQKTLAFEIIDQLDFDVPDDIVVPVGNAANIWAIYKGLREWMELGWIDKMPRLIGVQAVGSNPIAQAFRAGKRDFMAVEQPETLATAIRIGNPASGKKALTAIYESGGIATDVTDEEIIQAQKLLGKKEGIGVEPASAASIAGVIRLRHEGLISREERVVCVCTGNLLKDPDTVIKHAGEVLRAKADVEEVKRLIEP; encoded by the coding sequence ATGGGTGACCACCTGGGGCCGAGGAAGCAGGAGGTGGAGGAATTGAAATACATGGTCCGGTGCTTCGACTGTAGCCTTGAGGTAGAGGATGAAAGGCTTGACTCCTGTCCCAGGTGCGGCGGTCTGCTGAATGTGGAATGGGATATGGAAGCGCTCAGGGAGCTGAGATGCGAGAGATTGAGGAGCCGTCCACTGGGAGTGTGGAGGTATGCCCCCTTCCTACCCGTCCCAGAGGCAATGGCGGTGTCCATCCAAGAGGGAGGGACGCCGCTCTACGACTGCCTCGCCCTGGCCAAGGAGGTCGACATACGCAGCCTTAGAGTAAAGTACGAAGGCGCTAATCCCACGGGCTCCTTCAAAGATAGAGGGATGACGGTAGGAGTCACCAAAGCCCTGCAGCTCGGATGCCGGACGGTTGGATGCGCCTCCACTGGCAACACCTCGGCCTCACTTGCAGCCTATGCTGCCAAGGCTGGATTGGGGTGCGTGGTTCTCTTACCCTCAGGCAAGGTGGCATTGGGAAAATTGGCGCAGGCCATGTTCTATGGCGCTAAAGTCATATCGGTGGAGGGCAACTTCGACGAAGCGCTCAATGTGGTCAGGGAGCTGGCGCATAGGGGCCATTTATACCTTCTTAACTCCATAAATCCCTTCAGGCCCGAAGGCCAAAAGACCCTGGCCTTCGAGATAATCGATCAGTTGGACTTTGATGTGCCAGATGATATCGTGGTGCCTGTGGGGAATGCTGCCAACATCTGGGCGATATATAAAGGCTTGAGGGAGTGGATGGAGCTAGGATGGATTGACAAGATGCCCAGGCTCATAGGTGTGCAGGCCGTGGGTTCCAATCCTATAGCTCAGGCCTTCCGCGCTGGCAAACGCGATTTCATGGCCGTGGAGCAGCCTGAGACCTTAGCCACTGCCATCCGCATAGGCAATCCCGCCTCAGGGAAGAAAGCACTCACGGCCATTTATGAAAGCGGCGGCATAGCCACGGACGTGACTGATGAAGAGATAATCCAAGCCCAAAAGCTCCTGGGCAAAAAAGAAGGCATCGGGGTAGAGCCAGCCTCGGCGGCCTCGATAGCAGGGGTGATCAGGTTGCGTCATGAAGGACTGATCTCTAGGGAGGAGAGAGTGGTCTGTGTATGCACTGGAAACCTGCTCAAAGACCCTGATACAGTCATCAAGCATGCAGGAGAAGTGCTCAGAGCTAAGGCTGATGTGGAGGAGGTAAAGAGGCTTATCGAGCCTTAG
- a CDS encoding ATPase domain-containing protein, with product MLNAPAKRLRYRTYVDGFDENLNGGIPQGHAVIVAGAAGTMKSSLAYHILFMNAKRDGVNGLYISLEQSKASLMRQMEGLGLKGDTLGRLEILDLGEIRRKSEGAQFMDTFRFAVNETKKRLNYELLAVDSLGALEMISASSRPREELYRLLEWIRSMDVTSFLISEMPVGAYTSYGLHDIDFLVDGIIHLKMVEVSDTEVQRRIRCVKMRETDHSNNYFSFFRNERGFAVTRAITDF from the coding sequence ATGTTGAATGCGCCGGCGAAGCGTTTGAGATACCGAACTTATGTTGATGGTTTCGACGAGAATCTCAACGGGGGTATACCCCAGGGTCATGCGGTTATCGTAGCTGGGGCCGCGGGCACCATGAAATCATCGCTAGCTTATCATATACTTTTCATGAACGCCAAGAGGGATGGCGTAAACGGACTTTACATTTCGTTGGAGCAGAGCAAGGCCTCTCTAATGCGCCAGATGGAAGGGCTGGGGCTGAAGGGCGATACCTTGGGCCGACTTGAGATACTGGACCTGGGGGAGATTAGGCGCAAGAGCGAGGGAGCGCAGTTCATGGACACCTTCCGCTTCGCGGTGAATGAGACCAAGAAGCGCTTGAACTATGAACTTCTCGCCGTGGATTCCCTCGGAGCCTTGGAGATGATCTCCGCCAGCAGCAGGCCCAGGGAGGAGCTCTATCGGCTGCTGGAATGGATTCGCTCTATGGATGTGACTTCTTTCCTGATAAGCGAGATGCCGGTAGGAGCCTACACCAGCTATGGCCTTCACGACATCGATTTCCTGGTTGACGGGATAATCCACTTGAAGATGGTGGAGGTCAGCGACACCGAGGTGCAGCGCCGCATCCGCTGCGTCAAGATGAGAGAGACGGATCATTCCAACAATTATTTCAGCTTCTTCCGCAATGAGAGGGGCTTCGCGGTCACCCGAGCCATCACCGACTTCTAG
- the cgi121 gene encoding KEOPS complex subunit Cgi121, with protein MPRGDMSDYTVIGARIESGTTSEILSRLRSFPLGRVLALDANMVCGKEHLDTAIEHAFRAFRQNANCANDLLMEIMLYASGERQISKAQEKMSLKEGGAEIALVVIGADPLEVVRMLKLRRDDEVLLCDETKLKRFGISPKEIGAVPRDKALDLVLEKVAFVDVLKH; from the coding sequence ATGCCTCGAGGCGATATGAGCGATTACACTGTCATAGGCGCTCGGATAGAGTCTGGTACCACCTCCGAGATCCTTTCTCGCCTGCGCTCATTCCCTTTAGGAAGAGTATTGGCGTTGGATGCAAACATGGTATGCGGAAAGGAGCATCTGGACACGGCTATTGAGCATGCATTCCGCGCTTTTAGGCAAAATGCCAATTGTGCCAATGACCTATTGATGGAGATCATGCTTTATGCCTCTGGCGAGAGGCAGATATCCAAAGCGCAAGAGAAGATGTCCCTGAAGGAAGGAGGCGCAGAGATCGCCTTGGTGGTGATAGGCGCAGACCCCTTGGAGGTAGTCAGGATGTTAAAGTTAAGGAGAGATGATGAAGTGCTGCTATGTGACGAGACCAAACTCAAGCGCTTTGGCATCTCCCCTAAAGAGATAGGGGCTGTGCCTCGTGACAAGGCGCTTGACCTGGTGCTGGAGAAGGTGGCCTTCGTAGATGTACTGAAACATTGA
- the hutH gene encoding histidine ammonia-lyase, with product MRVQVDGKSLCIEDLEAVAKGAAQAFMDKETEKRIIESRKMVKKVLERGRVVYGLNTGVGELRNVLIPEADIARLQINLVRSSACGVGDPLPEEVVRGMMLLRANAFATGHSGIRLEVVRLLLDMLNARVHPVVPAKGSVGSSGDLAPLAHIALVMIGEGEAFYQGKRVRGEDALRAAGLLPICLEAKEGLALINGTQMMTALAGLSLARALRALDAAQVAACMSLEALKGTARSFDPRLFQARPHFGASFVASNMRSLLEGSEILKSHAHVPHEVQDAYTLRCAPQVLGACLDALLYAKRAIEVEMNSANDNPLVMEDGEIVSGGNFHGMPIALPIDHMALAVHVIGAFAERRIARLVDGKLSHLPHFLTKEKGLGSGMMIAQYTAASLVSESKGRCFPSSADSLPTSANQEDYNSMGAVGALRLMDMVHNTERIIAIELLCAAQGLEFAKFAPGRGVAAAYNLIRSEVPALEEDRPLSQDIERIRRKILDGSLIHEVQKVSHFHRA from the coding sequence ATGAGGGTGCAGGTGGATGGGAAGAGCCTATGCATAGAGGACCTTGAGGCTGTGGCCAAAGGAGCAGCCCAGGCTTTCATGGACAAGGAGACGGAAAAGCGCATAATCGAATCGCGCAAGATGGTAAAAAAGGTCTTAGAGCGCGGTCGGGTCGTCTACGGACTCAATACTGGGGTGGGCGAGCTGCGCAACGTCCTCATACCTGAAGCGGATATAGCGCGACTGCAGATCAACCTAGTGCGCAGCTCGGCCTGCGGAGTGGGCGACCCATTGCCAGAAGAGGTGGTGAGGGGCATGATGCTGCTTCGCGCCAATGCCTTCGCCACAGGGCATTCAGGCATCCGGCTGGAAGTGGTTCGTCTCCTGCTCGATATGCTTAATGCCAGAGTGCATCCTGTCGTCCCGGCTAAAGGGTCCGTGGGCTCGAGTGGGGATCTCGCTCCTTTGGCGCACATCGCCTTGGTGATGATAGGGGAAGGGGAGGCCTTTTATCAGGGGAAGAGGGTAAGAGGGGAGGATGCACTAAGAGCCGCTGGCCTCCTTCCTATATGCCTGGAGGCCAAAGAGGGCCTGGCGCTCATCAACGGGACGCAGATGATGACCGCTTTGGCAGGACTCTCTCTCGCCCGGGCCCTTCGCGCCCTGGATGCGGCGCAGGTGGCGGCTTGCATGAGCCTGGAAGCGCTGAAGGGGACGGCGCGCTCCTTCGATCCCCGCCTTTTCCAGGCCAGGCCCCACTTTGGGGCGAGCTTCGTAGCCTCCAATATGCGCTCTCTGCTAGAGGGCAGCGAGATACTCAAATCGCACGCTCACGTGCCTCATGAGGTGCAGGACGCCTACACTCTAAGGTGCGCCCCACAAGTCCTAGGAGCCTGCCTCGATGCGCTACTATATGCCAAGCGCGCCATAGAAGTGGAGATGAACAGCGCTAACGATAACCCCTTGGTCATGGAGGATGGGGAAATAGTGTCAGGAGGCAATTTCCATGGCATGCCCATAGCCCTTCCCATAGACCACATGGCCTTGGCGGTGCACGTCATCGGCGCTTTTGCCGAGCGCCGTATCGCCCGGCTTGTGGACGGTAAGCTTTCCCACCTGCCGCACTTTCTCACTAAGGAGAAGGGCTTGGGTTCGGGGATGATGATAGCTCAGTACACCGCCGCTTCCCTGGTTTCCGAATCCAAAGGCAGATGCTTCCCCTCTAGCGCTGATTCCCTGCCTACCTCGGCCAATCAAGAGGACTACAATTCCATGGGAGCGGTAGGTGCCCTGAGGCTCATGGACATGGTGCATAATACGGAGCGCATAATCGCCATCGAGCTGCTGTGCGCCGCCCAAGGACTAGAGTTCGCCAAGTTCGCACCTGGCAGGGGCGTAGCCGCAGCATATAATCTCATACGCTCTGAGGTGCCGGCGTTAGAAGAGGACAGGCCCTTGTCGCAGGATATCGAGAGGATAAGGAGAAAGATCCTGGACGGTTCATTGATACACGAGGTTCAGAAGGTCAGCCATTTCCATCGCGCCTAA
- a CDS encoding homoserine kinase, protein MPMEKVTVMAPASIANVGPGFDVFGLALKEPFDLVTAEKRKDKGVRVRKVEWATGRPVTLDPKRNTAAVAAARVLETAGADFGVDLVIRKGVRPCSGMGSSGASAAGGAYAVNLLLQEPLSDIQLIACAACGEEASSGSFHADNVAPSLLGGFTIVRSYEPLDVIRVKPPSSLGIVAALPDVQVPTKEAREKVPQSVPLKSMVFQVGHASALAVGMAMRDMELIARSLRDKVVEPARAPLVPYLKEAEEAALRAGAKASFLGGSGPCVASFFDREEVNGEAIARAVREVYLQKGIGCSTWVTTWGRGSRRWRN, encoded by the coding sequence ATGCCCATGGAAAAGGTAACGGTTATGGCGCCCGCTAGCATCGCCAACGTGGGACCAGGCTTCGACGTTTTCGGGCTAGCCTTGAAAGAGCCTTTCGATTTAGTGACGGCAGAGAAGCGCAAGGATAAAGGAGTCAGGGTACGAAAGGTGGAATGGGCTACCGGTCGGCCAGTCACACTCGATCCCAAGCGCAACACCGCGGCCGTGGCAGCCGCCAGAGTGCTAGAGACGGCTGGAGCCGATTTCGGGGTGGACCTGGTGATAAGAAAGGGAGTGAGGCCCTGCAGTGGCATGGGCTCATCGGGGGCTTCCGCGGCCGGAGGGGCATACGCCGTCAATCTGCTCCTGCAAGAACCGTTAAGCGATATTCAGTTGATAGCCTGCGCCGCCTGCGGCGAGGAAGCCTCATCGGGCAGCTTCCATGCGGATAACGTGGCTCCTTCTTTACTGGGTGGATTCACCATAGTCCGCTCGTATGAGCCTTTAGATGTCATCAGGGTCAAACCCCCATCGTCCTTGGGAATCGTCGCCGCTCTGCCCGACGTCCAGGTCCCAACCAAGGAGGCCAGGGAGAAGGTGCCTCAGAGCGTGCCCTTAAAGAGCATGGTCTTTCAGGTGGGCCATGCATCCGCCCTGGCCGTGGGCATGGCCATGAGGGATATGGAACTCATCGCGCGTAGCCTGCGAGACAAGGTGGTCGAGCCGGCTAGAGCCCCTTTGGTCCCATATCTGAAAGAGGCTGAGGAAGCCGCCTTGAGAGCGGGGGCGAAAGCCTCATTCCTGGGAGGCTCAGGACCCTGCGTGGCCTCATTCTTCGATAGAGAGGAGGTCAATGGCGAGGCCATAGCACGGGCCGTTAGAGAGGTATATCTGCAGAAGGGGATAGGGTGTAGTACATGGGTGACCACCTGGGGCCGAGGAAGCAGGAGGTGGAGGAATTGA